The window CTAAATTGTTGTGTTAGTGATTCCAGAAGTCTTGATATTAGGGCTGCAATTGTGGTTACGGTtcacttttcaaaatatttagtaCTTTGGCTTGGTAGTTTATGTCTGTTTGGTGAATGTGTTTTACTGCTTTGGGTGCAGTTGGATGTGATTGGCATAGACGAGGCTCAATTTTTTGAGGACCTATACGAGTTTTGCTGCAAGGCTGCTGATGAAGATGGCAAAACCGTAATTGTTGCAGGCCTGGATGGTGATTACTTAAGGTACAGCTATATTGTATTATTGTAGGTTTAGGTTTTAGTATTTGATTTTTCCTCAAAATGCTTATTTTTTCATCTTACCCTTTTGTTCAGGAGAAGCTTTGGCTCTGTGCTTCACATAATTCCACTTGCTGATTCTGTGACCAAACTAACAGCACGTTGTGAACTGTGTGGCAAACGTGCTTTTTTCACCTTGAGGAAGACAGAGCAGAGAGAGACTGAACTAATTGGTGGGGCTGATTTGTATATGCCGGTTTGTCGCCTGCACTACCTGAACAGCCAAGTTGCTGAGAGGAGTGTTCTCGaatctcaaaattttaaaaccgATTGATTCCCTTCTTGAGGCAGCTGAAGATGTTTAAGGGTTATTGGGAAATTGGCTTGTATGTAGCCCACCATGTTTAATTGTTCGACTGATACATGTTTTTATCTATTTGTTTTTATCACCCTTTTGTATAGGTACTTGAGTTTCTTAATGCTCATTTCTTATGTTACATGTTTTTCCTTGCCTTGTAGGAAAATTTGGTGGCTCTATTATTGTCTATTCTTTCTTTGACGCATTCATCTACTTGAAGCCATGAAACTGCTAAACAATATTTAAATGCGAGTCAAAAACAGTcgttaaaatattgattttttaattggtttatgAATCTCATGTTCAATTTCAATGTTAAATTAGTCAGTTAAGCGTGCGTTCACACGGGTTGCTTTCATTTctacatatttttaaagataaaagttAGATATGCCTATATTGCTCAGTCacaataaaaaaagtcaaaacatgggttgctttcatttctaaatatttttaaaagtaaaaattagaTATACCTACTTagtgacaataaaaaaaaatcaaaacatgaaTAGTCAATAAAATGATAGAGCGGTTAATGTTATGTAAACTATGTTAAAATAGTAActtgttttatattaaaaaaatagtcttatttgtttttttaagaaagccttacaataataaaaatacacatgATATTTGTGCATTTATTTGGGTCACTCGTTTTCATGCATTTTTGAAATAcatctatttataaaatttaacttttatatttagaCGAATATAATTAGTTGTTTAAGTTattcaaaaatacaaaaagagttAAAGTATTCAAGTAGAATTGTTTCTCGTGAATGATAGATATGgattctatcataaaaaataaaaattatctaatttatgatgttattgatgaaataatttaaaatatttttaacaataaaaatatatataatgtgtgtgtgaatttaacattattatatGGACATGAATcaacaaaattttgttatatattttgtagGCTACAAAATTGTAAAGGTAAATATCACAAGAAGAAAAGTTGAATTGtgatttaatgtaattattgaAATCTTTTCAAAACAATAAGGTTTTTCATATGTATAGATAACTTTGTAAGAAAGCAAGTTGTCCTTTATCACAAGAACATTTTAGACGatgagaaaaatgaattttcaaagacatagtttttcttataattgataaaaacaCAATTCAGTCCCAACATCAGTTAACGAGAAACAAGAATAAACAAACAcaaagatttatactagtttgtCTCTATCACTGAGACCACGTCCATTTCTTGGTATATCACAAAGTTTCACTAACTTT of the Glycine max cultivar Williams 82 chromosome 13, Glycine_max_v4.0, whole genome shotgun sequence genome contains:
- the LOC100818437 gene encoding thymidine kinase a; translated protein: MASSSSLSLDTAKDLSNSSGEVHVIVGPMFAGKTTALLCRIESELNAAKNVVLLKSSKDTRYAIDSVVTHDGIKFPCRALPDLLSFREKHGDDAYQKLDVIGIDEAQFFEDLYEFCCKAADEDGKTVIVAGLDGDYLRRSFGSVLHIIPLADSVTKLTARCELCGKRAFFTLRKTEQRETELIGGADLYMPVCRLHYLNSQVAERSVLESQNFKTD